Proteins from a single region of Primulina tabacum isolate GXHZ01 chromosome 5, ASM2559414v2, whole genome shotgun sequence:
- the LOC142544168 gene encoding PHD finger protein ALFIN-LIKE 5-like, translating into MGDTVESILNDFIERRSGIIQALSIDVDKFQQQCNSYKYSSGLDKAIGLYGHPNGTWQLQKASLTCPPRLPAPALGINLGTEDMEHRDWLHLVAAHCDAWLLSVAFFHATSNRFDRSERKSLLDKINTFATIVEVVGKGQNDNEQDGNEQDEAEQDDEEEEDEQDDEEEDEQDEAEEDILCETYGRFKLLKYEFWICCDTCTRWYHGACELVTRSDAENFVYYECIACSKRFK; encoded by the exons ATGGGAGACACTGTGGAATCAATCCTGAATGATTTTATCGAACGAAGAAGTGGCATTATCCAAGCCCTAAGCATAG ATGTCGATAAATTTCAACAGCAATGCAATTCCT ATAAATATTCTTCTGGGCTAGACAAAGCCATAGGTCTATATGGTCATCCAAATGGAACATGGCAACTCCAAAAAGCTTCTTTAACATGTCCTCCGAGACTTCCTGCTCCAGCTCTTGGTATAAACTTGGGCACAGAAGATATGGAACATAGAGATTGGTTGCATCTTGTTGCAGCCCACTGTGATGCATGGCTGCTGTCTGTTGCTTTTTTCCATGCCACAAGTAATCGATTTGATAGGTCTGAAAG AAAGAGCCTTCTTGACAAGATCAATACTTTCGCAACTATAGTGGAGGTTGTGGGAAAAGGCCAGAACGACAATGAACAAGATGGCAATGAGCAAGATGAAGCTGAACAAGAtgacgaagaagaagaagacgaaCAAGATGACGAAGAAGAAGACGAACAAGATGAAGCAGAAGAAGATATTCTTTGTGAAACTTATGGACGCTTCAAGCTTCTCAAGTATGAATTTTGGATCTGCTGTGATACGTGCACAAGATGGTACCATGGTGCATGCGAGCTCGTAACGCGTTCTGATGCAGAAAATTTCGTTTATTATGAATGTATTGCTTGCAGTAAAAGATTTAAATAG
- the LOC142546989 gene encoding F-box protein At3g07870-like codes for MELDGSKIHRKRFMSSEGRGDKWIDEQTFDSSAEVISRSSFPICELPGHIIIDIFSRLPLKCILRCRGVCKMFLDLLKDPYFIQLHLFRSSTLTTYLFYYENWGYRAVLRFLTFNHDEVGMSSCSSDDHFFNTKHIACQFEVPYGSHLERLDFVGSCNGLLCLYVDSPPMPWYAICNPIYREITMVPSLVVSASLYTYANNSGFGYCQKIKKYKVISFMYLTSMDPVTSAESKRMVANIHTLGTDSWRRVENAPRPKHKSFDPLLNGVFHWITDSYKPCELVSSFDLATETFKFVPPPAHFSPQYVTKISWINIGVLKDCLCICYIYENADFEVWLMREYGVKESWTRHVCVDTKFYVVEDMQRPLKFLNNGDLWFLSTAETLVSFSPAKKTFREVKSIRRKKEVTAHVFSFISLEDVVGAKCLKSSGLELENVESFK; via the coding sequence ATGGAGTTAGACGGAAGCAAGATACACAGAAAACGATTTATGAGTAGTGAGGGAAGAGGGGACAAATGGATTGATGAACAAACTTTTGATAGTTCTGCAGAGGTGATAAGTAGATCAAGTTTCCCTATATGTGAGTTGCCAGGCcatataattattgatattttttctaGGCTTCCGCTGAAGTGTATATTACGATGTCGAGGTGTTTGCAAGATGTTTCTCGACCTTCTCAAAGATCCTTATTTTATCCAATTACATTTGTTCAGATCATCTACCTTAACAACCTATCTATTTTATTATGAGAACTGGGGGTATCGTGCGGTTCTCCGCTTCCTTACCTTTAATCATGATGAAGTTGGCATGTCCTCGTGCTCCAGTGATGATCACTTTTTTAATACTAAACATATTGCGTGTCAGTTTGAGGTTCCGTACGGTTCACATCTCGAAAGACTTGATTTTGTTGGATCATGCAATGGACTGCTGTGTTTGTATGTTGATTCACCACCAATGCCCTGGTATGCAATATGCAACCCTATATACCGCGAAATAACAATGGTTCCTAGCCTGGTTGTTTCAGCTTCCCTTTATACTTATGCAAACAATTCTGGATTTGGATATTGCCAAAAGATTAAGAAGTATAAGGTTATCAGTTTCATGTACCTTACGTCCATGGACCCCGTGACTTCTGCAGAATCGAAAAGAATGGTAGCTAACATACACACACTTGGTACAGATTCATGGAGAAGGGTTGAAAATGCTCCTAGGCCAAAACATAAATCATTTGATCCTCTTCTGAATGGTGTATTTCACTGGATAACCGACAGTTATAAACCTTGCGAGCTTGTAAGTTCATTCGACTTGGCAACAGAAACATTCAAGTTTGTCCCACCTCCAGCTCACTTCAGTCCACAATATGTGACCAAAATCTCCTGGATCAATATCGGGGTCCTAAAAGATTGCCTCTGCATCTGCTACATTTACGAGAATGCTGATTTCGAGGTTTGGTTAATGAGAGAATACGGAGTTAAAGAATCATGGACCCGACACGTGTGCGTAGACACGAAGTTTTACGTTGTTGAGGATATGCAACGACCTCTTAAATTTTTGAACAATGGCGATCTGTGGTTTCTATCTACCGCAGAAACTCTTGTTTCGTTTAGTCCTGCTAAAAAAACTTTCAGGGAGGTGAAATCAATTAGGCGCAAAAAGGAGGTTACTGCCCATGTTTTCAGCTTTATATCCCTCGAGGATGTTGTGGGAGCAAAATGTCTTAAATCGAGTGGCCTGGAACTTGAAAACGTTGAGTCTTTTAAGTGA
- the LOC142546991 gene encoding uncharacterized protein LOC142546991 → MCPSWFKAISARRSHLCLVSLVSRLGRTQYFINNPVSEVFRSSERTPLNARCGITYNVTRNGIGVTSLRFNCGRPPLVSHTSFRRHVANCCTLLQDETPNELLGSSSSLSYVNASRKLEKLEFFDYCNDCVDEPNAKPRFLGSVDFTKIHIDKLPTVILIGRPNVGKSALFNRLIRRREALVYNTPNDHVTRDIRDGVAKLGDLRFCVLDSAGLEAEASSGSVLDRTATMTGNILERAQFALFMIDARDGVQPMDLDVGKWLRKHASGLKIIVVMSKAELLDEITGSLASAAGEAYRLGFGDPIALSAETGLGLAQLCSALRPLLEDYVLHSITEEEIYDTGSSENEDVHSKLPMQLAIVGRPNVGKSTLLNAILQENRVLVGPEAGLTRDSVRVQFQHEGRNIFLVDTAGWLGRTRQEKGPSSLSLVQSRKHLMRAHVVALVLDAEEIASGRRSMKHSEVVIARRAVEEGRGLVVVVNKMDLLKGKRNYESLIKAVPEEIQALIPQANGIPVVFVSALEGKGRIAVMRQVVETYEKWCLRLPTARLNRWLRKVMSRHSWKDNSSQPKIKYFTQVKARPPTFVAFMSGKIQLSDTELRFLTKSLKEDFDLGGIPVRIMQRSVARNSGSRSIISKNTQNSGRVTERIMSDKRSIVDSKNKVFA, encoded by the exons ATGTGTCCATCATGGTTTAAGGCTATTTCTGCTCGCAGAAGCCATCTTTGCCTTGTTAGTTTAGTGTCAAGACTGGGACGCACACAATATTTTATAAACAACCCAGTATCTGAAGTTTTTAGAAGCAGTGAGAGGACCCCTTTAAATGCTAGATGTGGAATAACTTACAACG TTACAAGAAATGGCATTGGAGTAACAAGTTTGCGGTTTAATTGTGGAAGACCACCCCTTGTATCTCATACTTCTTTTAGGAGGCATGTAGCCAATTGTTGTACATTGCTACAAGATGAAACCCCAAATGAATTGTTGGGTTCTTCTTCGTCGTTATCCTATGTTAATGCTAGCAGAAAATTGGAGAAGCTTGAGTTCTTTGATTATTGTAATGATTGCGTTGATGAGCCAAATGCTAAACCTAGGTTTCTAGGATCAGTTGATTTCACCAAAATTCATATTGACAAGCTTCCCACTGTCATCCTCATTGGGCGCCCCAATGTTGGAAAATCGGCATTATTTAATCG TTTGATTCGGAGGAGGGAGGCTCTTGTATACAACACTCCTAATGACCATGTTACACGCGACATACGAGATGGTGTTGCTAAATTGGGGGATTTGCGATTTTGTGTTTTGGATTCAGCCGGCTTGGAGGCGGAGGCTTCTTCAGGTTCTGTTCTTGATCGAACTGCGACAATGACTGGAAATATTCTGGAAAGGGCCCAATTTGCACTCTTTATGATAGATGCCAG AGATGGAGTACAGCCCATGGATTTGGATGTTGGAAAGTGGTTAAGAAAACATGCTAGTGGGCTTAAGATCATTGTGGTCATGAGCAAAGCTGAGTTGCTTGATGAAATTACTGGCTCTCTTGCTTCTGCTGCTGGTGAAGCTTACAGACTCGGGTTTGGGGACCCCATCGCTTTATCTGCTGAAACTGGACTGGGATTGGCACAGCTATGTAGTGCTTTGAGGCCATTGCTTGAGGACTATGTTCTCCACTCCATAACTG AAGAAGAAATATATGACACTGGCTCATCAGAAAATGAGGATGttcattctaagcttccaatgCAGTTGGCAATTGTAGGGAGACCAAATGTCGGGAAATCGACACTGCTGAATGCGATATTACAGGAAAATCGTGTTTTAGTCGGACCAGAAGCTGGTTTGACCAGAGATTCAGTACGGGTTCAATTTCAGCATGAAGGGAGAAACATATTCCTT GTTGACACTGCAGGTTGGTTGGGGCGGACCAGACAGGAGAAAGGACCATCATCCTTGAGCCTTGTGCAGTCAAGGAAACATCTGATGAGAGCCCATGTGGTTGCCTTGGTTCTGGATGCTGAAGAG ATTGCAAGTGGTAGACGAAGCATGAAGCATAGTGAAGTAGTTATAGCAAGACGAGCAGTGGAAGAAGGGCGTGGTTTGGTAGTTGTTGTTAACAAGATGGATCTTTTGAAAGGGAAACGGAATTATGAGAGCCTCATCAAAGCTGTGCCTGAAGAAATTCAAGCGCTTATACCACAG GCGAATGGGATACCTGTGGTATTTGTTTCTGCACTTGAGGGAAAAGGTAGAATTGCTGTTATGCGCCAGGTTGTTGAAACATACGAGAAATGGTGTCTCAGATTGCCAACTGCTCGCCTTAACCGCTGGCTACGCAAG GTTATGAGTCGGCATTCTTGGAAAGACAATTCGTCCCAACCGAAGATAAAGTATTTCACTCAGGTGAAGGCTCGGCCGCCTACTTTTGTAGCATTTATGAGTGGGAAGATTCAATTATCAGATACAGAGCTGAGATTCTTGACCAAATCACTCAAGGAAGACTTCGATTTGGGTGGAATTCCAGTCCGTATAATGCAGCGAAGTGTGGCGAGAAACTCTGGAAGTAGAAGCATTATCAGCAAGAATACACAAAACTCTGGAAGAGTGACAGAGAGAATCATGTCTGACAAAAGAAGTATCGTTGATTCAAAAAACAAAGTTTTTGCATGA